The following is a genomic window from Streptomyces chrestomyceticus JCM 4735.
GTCCGGTGACCCGGCCAAGCGCGCCGCGGCCATCGTGAAGGCGACCACGTTCTACGACGACCCGAAGGTCGTCGCGGACGTCTCGCGCAACCTGGGCGAGGCCATGGTCGGCATCAACTGCGACACGCTGCCCGAGGCGGAGCGTTACGCCAACCGCGGCTGGTGAGCGGGCGGACGGGCGCCGAGGGCGCGAAGACGGCGAGCGGGAGAACGACGGACGGATGAGTACCCCTACCATCGGCGTGCTGGCCCTCCAGGGCGACGTGCGTGAGCATCTGACGGCGCTGGCGACGGCGGACGCCCTGGCCCGGCCGGTGCGCCGGCCCGAGGAACTGGACGGTCTGGACGGCCTGGTCATACCGGGCGGTGAGTCCACGACCATGTCCAAGCTGGCGGTGGTCTTCGGGATGCTGGAGCCGCTGCGGGAGTTCGTGCGCTCCGGCAAGCCGGTCTACGGGACGTGTGCGGGCATGATCATGCTGGCCGACAAGCTGCTGGACGGGCGCGCCGACCAGGAGACGCTGGGCGGCATCGACATGATCGTGCGCCGTAACGCCTTCGGGCGGCAGAACGAGTCGTTCGAGGCGGCGGTCGAGATGGCCGGCATCGGCGGCGGAGCGGTGCAGGGCGTCTTCATCCGGGCGCCCTGGGTGGAGTCGACGGGGGCCGCCGTCGAGGTGCTGGCGTCGTACGACGGGCACACGGTGGCGGTCCGGCAGGGTAACGTCCTTGCCACGTCCTTCCATCCGGAGCTCACGGGCGACCATCGGGTGCACGCGTACTTCGTGGACATGGTGCGCACCGGCGCGTAGTGGTCCGCCGCGGGTCGGGCGCCGTGTGTGCGGCGGCCCGATCCCGTCCCGGTAGGATCTGTGGCGTTCGTTTCTCAACCTGGTTACGCGAAGGAGACAGGCGGATGTCCGGCCACTCTAAATGGGCTACGACGAAGCACAAGAAGGCCGTGATCGACGCCAAGCGCGGCAAGCTCTTCGCGAAGCTGATCAAGAACATCGAGGTCGCGGCGCGCACCGGCGGCGCCGACGTCGATGGCAACCCGACCCTCTTCGACGCCATCCAGAAGGCGAAGAAGAGCTCGGTGCCGAACAAGAACATCGACTCCGCGGTCAAGCGCGGCGCGGGCCTGGAGGCCGGCGGCGCCGACTACGAGACGATCATGTACGAGGGGTACGGCCCCAACGGTGTCGCGGTGCTCATCGAGTGCCTCACCGACAACCGCAACCGCGCCGCCTCGGACGTGCGGGTCGCGATGACCCGTAACGGCGGCTCGATGGCCGACCCCGGCTCGGTGTCGTACCTGTTCAACCGCAAGGGCGTGGTGATCGTCCCCAAGGGCGAGCTGTCCGAGGACGACGTGCTCGGCGCGGTCCTGGACGCGGGTGCCGAGGAGGTCAACGACCTCGGTGAGTCCTTCGAGGTGCTCAGCGAGGCCACCGACCTGGTCGCGGTGCGCACCGCTCTCCAGAAGGAGGGCATCGACTACGACTCGGCGGACACCAACT
Proteins encoded in this region:
- the pdxT gene encoding pyridoxal 5'-phosphate synthase glutaminase subunit PdxT, which codes for MSTPTIGVLALQGDVREHLTALATADALARPVRRPEELDGLDGLVIPGGESTTMSKLAVVFGMLEPLREFVRSGKPVYGTCAGMIMLADKLLDGRADQETLGGIDMIVRRNAFGRQNESFEAAVEMAGIGGGAVQGVFIRAPWVESTGAAVEVLASYDGHTVAVRQGNVLATSFHPELTGDHRVHAYFVDMVRTGA
- a CDS encoding YebC/PmpR family DNA-binding transcriptional regulator, with the translated sequence MSGHSKWATTKHKKAVIDAKRGKLFAKLIKNIEVAARTGGADVDGNPTLFDAIQKAKKSSVPNKNIDSAVKRGAGLEAGGADYETIMYEGYGPNGVAVLIECLTDNRNRAASDVRVAMTRNGGSMADPGSVSYLFNRKGVVIVPKGELSEDDVLGAVLDAGAEEVNDLGESFEVLSEATDLVAVRTALQKEGIDYDSADTNFVPTMQVELDEEGARKIFKLVDALEDSDDVQNVFANFDVSDEVMAKVDA